The genomic window ATACTGGTTTTCTTCTCCTTTGAACACATCAAACAATTTTTTCTGTAATTGAGTGCTTATAGGACCTCTCTTACCTGATCCAATTATCTGGTTATCAATTTCTCTAATTGGAGTTAACTCAGCTGCTGAGCCTGCAAAAAAAGCCTCATCAGCTAAATATAATTCATCTCTGGCAATAAACTCTTCCTTAACTGTAAATTTCATATCAACTGCAATTTGTATTATTGTTTTCCGGGTAATTCCTTCCAGTATTGAAGTTAAAGGTGGTGTACAGATAATACCGTCTTTAATCCAGAATATATTTTCGCCCGGACCTTCTGCCACATAGCCATTGTTATCTAACAATATTGCCTCTTCTACTCCTGCTTCGACTGCTTCCATATTGGCAAAGATTGAATTAATATAATTCCCGCAGATTTTAGCTTTAGCTGATGTTGAGTTGATATGGCTTTTTTGCCATGATGATATTATAGCTTTTATTCCTTTTGCTAATGCTTCTTCTCCTAAATAAGCACCCCATTCCCATGCAGCAATCATTACCTTAACAGGACAACTAAAGGGATTTAGCCCTAATGCTTTAAAACCTCGGTACACTAATGGTCTTATATAGCAACTATCTAAATTATTTGTTTTTACCGTTTCCTTTATAGCGTTTGCTATTTCTTCTCTTGAAAAAGGTATTTCCATTTTTAATATCTTTGCTGAATTAAACAATCTGTCAACATGTTCATTTAATCTAAATACAGCGGTACCTTTCTTTGTTTTATAAGCTCGAATACCTTCAAATACACCGCTACCATAATGCAGGGCATGTGTGAGAACATGTACCTGTGCATCATTCCAGTTTACCAAAACACCATCCATCCATATTTTTTCAGCTTTCATCTTTACCCTTCCTCCTCATATTGGCTCATCCTTTTTATATACCCTACTATATATGTAGTCTATATTTCTTATAAAATAACCATAATCAAAGCATTCGTTGATATCATCATCTGATAGATATTTTCTTATTTCCTTATCATTTAACAACATTTCTTTAAAATCATTTTTATCTTCCCACGCTTTGAGAGTCTTGATCTGCACTTTTTTATAAGCATCTTCCCTTGATAATCCTTTATCGGTTAGTGCAAGTAAAACTCTTTGAGAAAATATAATACCTTTAGTTAATCTTAGATTTTTCTCCATATTGTTTTTATTTATTTTTAATTTTTCTAATACAAAATAGAATTTTTTTAACATATAATCTATTAATATTGTTGTATCAGGCAATACAATTCTTTCTACTGAAGAATTTGAAATATCCCTCTCATGCCATAAATTATTATTTTCCAATGAAGACAAGGCGTTTCCTCTAATAACTCTGGATAAACCAGAAATTCTTTCACATAAAATAGGGTTTTTTTTATGTGGCATGGCAGAAGAACCCTTTTGTCCTTCAGAAAACCCCTCTTCTAATTCTAATATCTCTGTTCTTTGTAAACTCCTGATTTCTGTTGCAAACTTTTCTAAAGATGATGCTATAATGGCTAAAATGCTTACAAAGTGTGCATGTCTATCCCGTTGAATAATCTGGCTTGATATATCAGCTGCCTTTAATCCTAATTTACTGCAGACCATTTCCTCTAACCTTGGTTCAAGATGAGCAAAAGTTCCCACCGCCCCTGATATCTTTCCGAAGGATACATCTTCTTCCAGGGTATTCTCCATTCTCTTTAAATTCCTACACATTTCTGAATACCATAGGGTAAATTTAAAACCCAAAGTTATAGGTTCAGCATGTACTCCGTGTGTTCTACCAATCATAATTGTATCTTTATTTTCAAATGCTAATTGTTTTAGGATTCTCATTAATTCTTTGATATCTTTTATAATAATAAGTGACGCTTCTTGTAAAATAAGACTCAAAGAGGTATCTAATATATCAGAAGATGTCATTCCCTGATGAAAATATCTTGAGTACTCTCCCAGATTTTCACCAACATTAGTTGTAAAAGCCAATACATCATGTCTGGTAATTTTTTCAATCTCATTTATTCTCTTGACTGAAAACGAAGCTTTCTTCTTTATCAGATCATATGTTTCTCTATCTAAAAGACCTAATTCTTTTCTAACTTCACATACTGCTAATTCAACTTTTAACCATGAGTCATATTTCTTTTTATCACACCATAAACTTTTCATTGGCTCAAATGCATATCGATCGATCATTAAATATTGTCTCCAATTAATTTAAAAAAATTATTTGTTTTTATAGAATATTAAAAAATCAATGTAGTATTTCTTATAACTATTTATCTAATAATAGTCATGTCTCTTTCGGGTCCAACTGAGATTATTGAAACTTTACAATCAATTGTTTTTTCTATCGCCTCAACATATTTTTTTGCATTCTTGGGCAAGTCTCTATAATTTTCTACATTGCTAATATCTTCATCCCATCCGTCAAATTCTTCATAAACAGGTTCAATCTGTTTTGCTAAATAACTATCGGCCGGAAAATATTTATATATTTTATTATCAATTTTATATTCTTTGCAAATTCTAATTTTACTTAAGAAATTCAAAACATCCAATTTAGTTAACACTATCTCGGTTATACCATTAATCCTGTTGGCATATTTTACAACTGGTGCATCAAACCACCCACAGCGTCTTGGTCTACCTGTGGTTGCCCCGTATTCATGTCCATATTCCCTCATTTTTTCTCCCGTTTCATCTGATAATTCAGTTGGGAATGGACCTGAACCAACTCTCGTTGTATATGCCTTGGCGATGCCTATAATTCTTGTAATAGAAAGAGGTGTTATTCCACATCCAGTACAAACACCACCGGCAATAGGATTTGACGAAGTAACATATGGATAAGTACCGTGATCAACATCGAGCATTACTCCCTGAGCACCTTCAAACAGTATATTTTTTTGTTTCTTAATATTTTCATACAGGAATAAAGAGCCATCAATTGAAAAATTTTTTATTTTTTCACCATAATTATGACATTTTTCTTTAATCTCTTTTATCTGGTCAGGAGATAACTTCACCTGGTAATTCTGGTATAAATATTCCTGTTTTTGTTCTAATAGAATATTTAATTTATTTTCTAATCTATCTGCATGTATAATGTCACAAACCCTGATACCACTACGGGAATATTTATCTACATAAGCTGGACCAATACCTTTAGTGGTAGTACCTATTTTGTTTTTTCCTTTTTTTTCTTCATTTAATCTATCAATGATCTTATGGTACGGCAAGATAATATGGGTCTTTAAATCTACGAATAATCTCCCTTCAATATTAATACCTCTGCTGGTAATAAAATCGATTTCTTCAAACAAAGCTTCAAGATCCAAAACTACTCCATTACCTATTAAACACAATGTTTTCTGATGCAAAATACCAGAGGGTAGTAAATGAAAAATAAATTGTTCTTTTCCAACCACTACCGTATGACCTGCATTACATCCACCCTGGTATCGGGCAATTATATCATAATCTTTTGATAATAGGTCAGTAATCTTCCCTTTTCCTTCATCTCCCCATTGTGTACCTACAATTACATCAGTTGACATTTTTAACACCTTTCTTAAATATTGTTTTTTATTTTTGGTTATTTTTGTGAGCATTAAATATAATAATCTAAATAATAACTATTTTAATTCATTGTTATATATTTAATTCTAAAATATTCTTACACAAATTAATATCCGCAATATTTCTTCTTAATACTATAATTTAAGTAATTGATACTGTCTATTCCCATTCAATTGTAGAGGGCGGCTTTGAACTAATATCATAAAGAACTCGATTAATTCCTTTTACCTGATTGATTAGAATATTAGATATTCTACCTAATAAACTATGTGGTAATTTTGCCCAATCAGCTGTCATACCATCATAACTTGTAACTATTCTTAAAACAAGACTATAATCATAAGTTCTCATATCTCCCATTACCCCTACTGACTTAACCGGAAGCAGTATTCCAAAATATTGCCATAATTTTTTGTTTAAGCCTTCTTGAGCAATTTCTCTTCTGATAATCTCATCAGCTTCCCTCAGTATATCCAATTTTTTACCATCCACTTCACCTATCACTCTTATACCCAATCCAGGACCTGGAAATGGCTGTCTCCACAATAGTTTTTCAGGAATTTTAAGATTTTCTCCAATTGTCCGCACTTCATCCTTGAACAAATATTTTA from Atribacterota bacterium includes these protein-coding regions:
- a CDS encoding branched-chain amino acid transaminase, with the protein product MKAEKIWMDGVLVNWNDAQVHVLTHALHYGSGVFEGIRAYKTKKGTAVFRLNEHVDRLFNSAKILKMEIPFSREEIANAIKETVKTNNLDSCYIRPLVYRGFKALGLNPFSCPVKVMIAAWEWGAYLGEEALAKGIKAIISSWQKSHINSTSAKAKICGNYINSIFANMEAVEAGVEEAILLDNNGYVAEGPGENIFWIKDGIICTPPLTSILEGITRKTIIQIAVDMKFTVKEEFIARDELYLADEAFFAGSAAELTPIREIDNQIIGSGKRGPISTQLQKKLFDVFKGEENQYSEWLSFV
- the purB gene encoding adenylosuccinate lyase, which codes for MIDRYAFEPMKSLWCDKKKYDSWLKVELAVCEVRKELGLLDRETYDLIKKKASFSVKRINEIEKITRHDVLAFTTNVGENLGEYSRYFHQGMTSSDILDTSLSLILQEASLIIIKDIKELMRILKQLAFENKDTIMIGRTHGVHAEPITLGFKFTLWYSEMCRNLKRMENTLEEDVSFGKISGAVGTFAHLEPRLEEMVCSKLGLKAADISSQIIQRDRHAHFVSILAIIASSLEKFATEIRSLQRTEILELEEGFSEGQKGSSAMPHKKNPILCERISGLSRVIRGNALSSLENNNLWHERDISNSSVERIVLPDTTILIDYMLKKFYFVLEKLKINKNNMEKNLRLTKGIIFSQRVLLALTDKGLSREDAYKKVQIKTLKAWEDKNDFKEMLLNDKEIRKYLSDDDINECFDYGYFIRNIDYIYSRVYKKDEPI
- a CDS encoding adenylosuccinate synthase: MSTDVIVGTQWGDEGKGKITDLLSKDYDIIARYQGGCNAGHTVVVGKEQFIFHLLPSGILHQKTLCLIGNGVVLDLEALFEEIDFITSRGINIEGRLFVDLKTHIILPYHKIIDRLNEEKKGKNKIGTTTKGIGPAYVDKYSRSGIRVCDIIHADRLENKLNILLEQKQEYLYQNYQVKLSPDQIKEIKEKCHNYGEKIKNFSIDGSLFLYENIKKQKNILFEGAQGVMLDVDHGTYPYVTSSNPIAGGVCTGCGITPLSITRIIGIAKAYTTRVGSGPFPTELSDETGEKMREYGHEYGATTGRPRRCGWFDAPVVKYANRINGITEIVLTKLDVLNFLSKIRICKEYKIDNKIYKYFPADSYLAKQIEPVYEEFDGWDEDISNVENYRDLPKNAKKYVEAIEKTIDCKVSIISVGPERDMTIIR